A genomic window from Erythrobacter sp. BLCC-B19 includes:
- a CDS encoding class I adenylate-forming enzyme family protein, with protein MQPIEHIWAANQTKYARQLACTRIHDLLASHADAIPGATAAVDGELRLTYADLAAQVDAIARGLIAAGIRPGDRVATMVPPSLEFWLTYLASVSVGAVWMGLNPRYQLPEYAYLLADATPRLVFTVSEYEGRPYGAELQEVGAAVERFVSFGAPTGRAESFAAFLAGGQSVSDADLAARRAAVDPEDIAVIVYTSGTTGKPKGAMLSHRAIMAAALCNLCWMDDGLESTISVAPINHVGALNNVCMNVFAYGGKIVFHHRVDLAAIAEITAREELTYLVASPTSFAMLAAQPDAGAVRLGSYRLIVFGGGATAEALLKPVHATGVRMYNVYGQTETCGIVTATDDGASPKIMAETFGRALPGATIRIGDAQGTPLPPGTPGEIQVSGPYCMSGYFNRPEATAEAFTADGYLRTGDIGVEQPDGNISFVGRLKEMFKSGGYNIYPVEIELALNEHPAVTLAAVLPVPHPVFQEVGHAFIETGDAALDAPALRDFLKPRLANYKIPKSFSFEPELPKLPNSKIDKQALKRRLAEKADA; from the coding sequence ATGCAGCCAATCGAGCACATCTGGGCAGCCAACCAGACCAAATACGCGCGCCAGCTGGCCTGCACGCGCATCCACGATCTGCTGGCGAGCCATGCCGATGCGATCCCCGGCGCGACAGCCGCCGTCGATGGCGAGCTGCGGCTGACCTATGCCGACCTCGCCGCGCAGGTCGATGCCATTGCGCGCGGCCTCATCGCCGCCGGGATCCGCCCCGGCGACCGGGTGGCGACCATGGTGCCGCCGAGCCTCGAATTCTGGCTGACCTATCTCGCCAGCGTTTCGGTGGGTGCCGTGTGGATGGGCCTCAACCCGCGCTACCAGCTGCCCGAATATGCCTATCTGCTGGCCGATGCGACCCCGCGGCTGGTGTTCACGGTGAGCGAATATGAAGGCCGCCCCTATGGCGCCGAATTGCAGGAGGTTGGCGCCGCCGTCGAACGCTTCGTCAGCTTCGGCGCGCCCACCGGCCGGGCCGAGAGCTTCGCGGCCTTCCTTGCAGGCGGCCAAAGCGTGTCCGACGCCGATCTTGCCGCACGCCGCGCCGCGGTCGATCCCGAGGACATTGCGGTGATCGTCTACACCTCGGGCACCACCGGCAAGCCCAAGGGTGCGATGCTCTCGCACCGGGCGATCATGGCGGCGGCCTTGTGCAACCTGTGCTGGATGGACGATGGGCTTGAAAGCACCATCAGCGTCGCCCCGATCAACCATGTGGGGGCGCTCAACAATGTCTGCATGAATGTCTTCGCCTATGGCGGGAAGATCGTGTTTCACCACCGGGTCGATCTTGCCGCGATCGCCGAAATCACCGCGCGCGAGGAACTGACCTACCTCGTCGCCAGCCCCACCAGCTTCGCGATGCTGGCTGCCCAGCCCGATGCGGGGGCGGTGCGATTGGGTTCCTATCGCCTGATCGTGTTCGGCGGCGGCGCGACCGCCGAGGCGTTGCTGAAACCCGTCCACGCCACCGGCGTCAGGATGTACAACGTCTATGGCCAGACCGAGACCTGCGGGATTGTCACCGCGACGGATGATGGCGCTTCCCCGAAGATCATGGCCGAAACCTTCGGCCGCGCTTTGCCGGGCGCGACGATCAGGATCGGCGATGCGCAAGGCACCCCCCTGCCTCCCGGAACGCCCGGCGAAATTCAGGTCTCCGGCCCCTATTGCATGAGCGGCTATTTCAACCGCCCCGAAGCCACGGCCGAGGCTTTCACCGCCGACGGTTACCTGCGCACCGGCGACATCGGGGTCGAGCAGCCCGACGGCAATATTTCCTTTGTCGGGCGGCTGAAGGAGATGTTCAAATCGGGCGGCTACAACATCTATCCGGTCGAGATCGAGCTGGCCTTGAACGAGCATCCCGCCGTGACGCTCGCGGCCGTGCTGCCGGTGCCCCATCCTGTGTTTCAGGAGGTCGGTCACGCCTTCATCGAGACCGGGGATGCGGCGCTCGATGCCCCGGCGCTCCGGGACTTCCTCAAGCCGCGCCTCGCCAATTACAAGATTCCCAAGAGCTTCAGTTTCGAGCCCGAACTGCCCAAGCTCCCCAACAGCAAGATCGACAAGCAGGCGCTCAAGCGCCGTCTCGCAGAAAAGGCCGATGCATGA
- a CDS encoding enoyl-CoA hydratase/isomerase family protein, producing MSHEHIRVERDGAVATVVLNRADRRNALTPSMLLALRGIAEGFRDEPAIRAVVIRGEGAHFSVGADISQMGGETPPTVHLRRTAEAGALLMRALREIHQPTICAIQGIATGGATCIATACDFRLGTPETRIGYGEVKLGINLMWHALPLAIQTVGLSRAKTMVMTGELFDAQTLLDWGFFDRLVPEADLAAEAAALAQKYAALPPIAVQMIKRSANAYAGALDAAVMHADADQWLLATRTADFREGVTSFFEKRPPDFTGE from the coding sequence ATGAGCCACGAACATATCCGGGTTGAGCGCGATGGGGCCGTCGCCACGGTGGTGCTGAACCGCGCGGACAGGCGCAATGCGCTGACCCCGTCGATGCTGCTCGCCCTGCGCGGCATTGCCGAAGGCTTTCGCGATGAGCCCGCCATCCGCGCCGTCGTGATCCGCGGCGAAGGCGCGCATTTCAGCGTGGGTGCGGATATCAGCCAGATGGGCGGCGAGACCCCGCCGACCGTGCATCTGCGCCGCACGGCTGAGGCAGGTGCCCTGCTGATGCGGGCGCTGCGCGAAATCCACCAGCCGACCATCTGCGCTATCCAGGGCATCGCGACCGGCGGCGCGACCTGCATCGCGACCGCCTGCGACTTCCGCCTTGGCACCCCGGAAACCCGGATCGGCTATGGCGAGGTGAAGCTCGGGATCAATCTGATGTGGCACGCGCTGCCGCTGGCGATCCAGACCGTCGGCCTTTCGCGCGCCAAGACGATGGTGATGACGGGCGAGCTGTTCGATGCGCAGACCTTGCTCGATTGGGGCTTCTTCGACCGGCTTGTGCCCGAGGCCGACCTTGCGGCCGAAGCGGCGGCGCTGGCGCAGAAATACGCCGCCCTGCCGCCGATCGCGGTGCAGATGATCAAGCGCAGCGCCAATGCCTATGCCGGCGCGCTCGATGCAGCGGTAATGCACGCCGATGCCGACCAATGGCTGCTCGCCACCCGCACCGCCGACTTCCGCGAGGGCGTGACCTCCTTCTTCGAAAAGCGCCCGCCCGATTTCACCGGCGAATGA
- a CDS encoding TonB-dependent receptor — MTALAVALSAAPAAAQDTTAEEEAQPGEIIVTAQKREQSLLEVPLAIQAISGETLEEQGTKELNDLIESIPGASSVSRTAPGFETIQIRGIASGTTGDATVGYYVDDVPFSVPNLQLAPPARLFDLQRVEVLRGPQGTLYGQGAMGGTIRMITAAPDYDDVLGRAQIEGSITAGGEPSYAVDGVVNVPLTEGKIALRISGGYESVGGFADLARANGTGGFNVIRKDVNDQESWNIRGKLGIRVSDTVEVELGAWRVENTLDFRNAMDDVDPPRFNDTTGPDNRPNYIKTNLTLLSGVVNADLGAAKLTSSTSYIDSVLDFDASFLAGGILRNDSRFDTTAFTQEIRLASNGDSPFGWLVGGYYSNGQIESDICLGLIVPCAAPFPPFNINSAGKIDTEAFAIFGELSYALFDERLVATVGGRYFEDKRSTSGFDRYTNAAAPADGTTFDTFNPRFNLSFKASDDVLIYGNIAKGFRSGSFQTPAQAASASAALGVTVPTDIQPDTVWSYEVGSKGRIADGLITFDIALYHIDWSDIQLQTTILGVATLSNGGDARSRGIDLGLTLEPVRGFQLQAVGNFNDSEFTKVLPAIVAFNPGAAPGSPIPGVPDSSLNLSASYRWDIASWDAKASLSAGYVYRAEQIDSSGLASDQLDELNLRAGLEKGGWKLFLFAENLTNNRVALVNGPLGVQPNFPRRVGARFAIDF; from the coding sequence ATGACCGCGCTCGCCGTTGCGCTGAGTGCGGCGCCTGCCGCAGCGCAGGACACTACCGCCGAAGAGGAAGCTCAACCCGGCGAAATCATCGTCACTGCCCAGAAGCGCGAACAGTCGCTGCTTGAAGTGCCGCTGGCGATCCAGGCGATCTCGGGCGAGACGCTGGAGGAACAGGGCACCAAGGAACTCAACGACCTGATCGAATCCATTCCCGGCGCATCGAGTGTCTCGCGCACCGCGCCGGGCTTCGAGACGATCCAGATCCGCGGCATTGCCAGCGGCACCACCGGCGATGCGACGGTCGGCTATTATGTCGACGACGTGCCCTTCAGCGTCCCCAACCTCCAGCTTGCCCCGCCCGCGCGCCTGTTCGATCTTCAGCGGGTCGAAGTGCTGCGCGGCCCGCAGGGCACGCTCTACGGTCAGGGGGCGATGGGCGGGACGATCCGCATGATCACCGCCGCGCCCGATTATGACGACGTGCTCGGTCGCGCACAGATCGAAGGATCGATCACGGCGGGAGGCGAGCCCAGCTATGCGGTCGATGGCGTGGTCAATGTGCCCCTGACCGAAGGCAAGATCGCGCTCAGGATCAGCGGCGGTTACGAATCCGTCGGCGGCTTTGCCGATCTGGCGCGTGCCAACGGAACGGGCGGGTTCAATGTCATCCGCAAGGACGTCAACGATCAGGAATCGTGGAACATCCGCGGCAAGCTCGGCATCCGGGTGAGCGATACGGTCGAGGTCGAACTGGGCGCCTGGCGGGTCGAGAACACGCTCGATTTCCGCAACGCGATGGACGATGTCGATCCGCCGCGCTTCAATGACACCACCGGCCCGGACAATCGGCCCAATTACATCAAGACCAACCTCACCCTGCTGTCGGGCGTGGTCAATGCCGATCTGGGCGCAGCGAAGCTGACCAGCTCGACCTCCTACATCGATTCTGTGCTCGATTTCGACGCCTCGTTCCTGGCCGGCGGCATCCTGCGCAACGATTCCCGTTTCGACACCACCGCCTTCACGCAGGAAATCCGGCTCGCCTCGAACGGGGACAGCCCCTTCGGCTGGCTCGTCGGCGGCTATTACAGCAACGGCCAGATCGAGAGCGACATCTGTCTCGGCCTGATCGTGCCCTGCGCTGCGCCCTTCCCGCCGTTCAACATCAATTCGGCCGGCAAGATCGACACCGAGGCCTTCGCCATCTTCGGCGAGTTGTCCTATGCCCTGTTCGACGAGCGGCTGGTAGCGACCGTGGGTGGTCGCTACTTCGAGGACAAGCGCTCGACCTCGGGCTTCGACCGTTACACCAACGCCGCCGCGCCCGCCGACGGGACGACCTTCGACACCTTCAATCCGCGCTTCAACCTGTCGTTCAAGGCGAGCGATGATGTGCTGATCTATGGCAATATCGCCAAGGGCTTCCGCAGCGGATCGTTCCAGACCCCCGCCCAGGCCGCCTCGGCGAGCGCTGCGCTGGGCGTGACGGTGCCGACCGATATCCAGCCCGACACCGTGTGGAGCTACGAAGTCGGCAGCAAGGGCCGTATTGCCGATGGCCTCATCACCTTCGACATCGCGCTCTACCATATCGACTGGAGCGACATCCAGCTTCAGACCACGATCCTCGGCGTCGCCACCCTTTCCAACGGCGGAGACGCGCGCAGCCGCGGGATCGACCTTGGCCTGACCCTTGAACCGGTGCGCGGGTTCCAGTTGCAGGCGGTGGGCAACTTCAACGACAGCGAGTTCACCAAGGTGCTGCCCGCAATCGTCGCCTTCAATCCCGGCGCTGCGCCCGGATCGCCGATCCCCGGCGTGCCGGACAGCAGCCTCAACCTCAGCGCCAGCTACCGCTGGGACATCGCATCGTGGGACGCCAAGGCGAGCCTTTCAGCGGGCTATGTCTATCGCGCCGAGCAGATCGATTCGAGCGGCCTTGCCTCCGATCAGCTTGACGAGCTGAACCTGCGCGCCGGGCTGGAAAAGGGCGGCTGGAAGCTGTTCCTGTTTGCCGAGAACCTCACCAACAACCGCGTGGCGCTGGTCAACGGCCCGCTCGGCGTGCAGCCGAACTTCCCGCGCCGGGTCGGCGCGCGCTTCGCGATCGACTTCTAA
- a CDS encoding MaoC family dehydratase, with protein MQLIDPEAAAALVGTDLGASEWKLVDQSRIDAFAEVTEDHQFIHVDPVAAAATPFGGTIAHGFLTLSLLASMQPEGAIVLQGIKMGVNYGFEKVRFLQPVPSGSRIRARHLLKAFEDKGGGRYLLTTEVTVEIEGQDKPALIADWLGMQVC; from the coding sequence ATGCAATTGATTGACCCTGAAGCCGCCGCCGCGCTGGTCGGCACCGATCTGGGCGCTTCGGAATGGAAGTTGGTCGACCAGTCGCGGATCGACGCCTTTGCCGAAGTGACGGAAGATCACCAGTTCATCCACGTCGATCCGGTCGCGGCGGCCGCTACGCCTTTCGGCGGCACGATCGCGCACGGCTTTCTCACCCTGTCGCTGCTCGCATCGATGCAGCCCGAAGGCGCAATCGTGCTCCAGGGGATCAAGATGGGCGTCAATTACGGCTTCGAGAAGGTGCGCTTCCTCCAGCCCGTCCCCTCGGGCAGCCGCATCCGCGCGCGCCATCTGTTGAAGGCGTTCGAGGACAAGGGCGGCGGGCGTTACTTGCTCACGACCGAGGTGACGGTCGAGATCGAGGGGCAGGACAAGCCCGCCCTGATCGCCGACTGGCTGGGGATGCAGGTCTGCTGA
- a CDS encoding alpha/beta fold hydrolase: MNGETITLAHAGLAFSVQAHGTGPVVLLLHGFPDTPATFAHQLGALAEAGYLAVAVRMRGYEPSSQPEDGDYHAVRMAEDVVAIAAALSEAPVHLVGHDWGANIAYAAASLAPERFASLVTMAVPHPVRFGEAFAANAEQQARSAYILAFQTRGFEAQILADDCAYLEALWCAWSPGWDIPAALLGAMKATFREPGVAQAALAYYRQAFDTVSPAALETAALFTKPITVPTLGLCGADDQCIAQDVFMGAMRESDFPGGLETRAIPGAGHFCHAEAPDAVNAALLDWFARHPA; the protein is encoded by the coding sequence GTGAACGGAGAGACGATCACGCTCGCCCATGCGGGTCTCGCCTTTTCCGTGCAGGCGCACGGCACCGGGCCGGTCGTGCTCTTGCTCCATGGCTTTCCCGATACGCCTGCGACCTTCGCGCACCAGCTCGGCGCGCTGGCCGAAGCAGGCTATCTCGCGGTGGCGGTAAGGATGCGGGGCTACGAGCCATCGTCCCAGCCTGAGGACGGCGATTACCACGCGGTGCGCATGGCCGAGGATGTGGTGGCCATTGCCGCTGCGCTTTCGGAAGCACCAGTGCATCTGGTCGGCCATGACTGGGGCGCCAATATCGCCTATGCCGCCGCCAGCCTTGCGCCCGAGCGCTTTGCTTCGCTGGTGACCATGGCAGTGCCCCATCCCGTCCGTTTCGGCGAGGCCTTTGCCGCCAACGCCGAACAGCAGGCGCGATCGGCCTATATCCTTGCCTTCCAGACTCGGGGGTTCGAAGCGCAGATCCTCGCCGATGATTGCGCCTATCTTGAAGCCCTGTGGTGCGCATGGTCGCCGGGATGGGACATTCCGGCGGCGCTGCTCGGCGCGATGAAGGCGACCTTCCGCGAACCCGGCGTGGCGCAGGCGGCGCTCGCATACTACCGGCAGGCGTTCGATACCGTCTCGCCCGCCGCGCTGGAAACCGCCGCGCTGTTCACCAAGCCGATCACAGTGCCGACACTTGGGCTATGCGGGGCGGACGACCAGTGCATCGCGCAGGACGTGTTCATGGGCGCGATGCGCGAGAGCGACTTTCCCGGCGGGCTCGAAACCCGCGCGATCCCCGGCGCAGGGCACTTCTGCCACGCCGAAGCGCCGGACGCAGTCAACGCCGCGCTGCTCGACTGGTTCGCGCGTCACCCGGCCTAG
- a CDS encoding zinc-binding dehydrogenase has product MRAAVMRDRAFTIEDRPMPVPGPGEVLLRTRLCGICGSDLHQFKHAREIDATARALGAPGQDLDKGMVLGHEYVGEVIAFGPETQGTLAVGDRVVSVPFLIRDGAPVPIGANVEVDGAYAEYFLGTEALLLKIPDGVPDAAAALVEPLGIAVHAVAKSVLGEGDAPCAVLGCGPIGLAIIAVLKMRGVTNIVASDFSPKRRDLARQMGASEVVHPAERPVFEALGAAAGAIIFDCTGVRGVLSQTINTAPAGSQIVVAGIPQGEDSFNPMVAIAKELNLQFVLYYTPAEFAEALAAVAEGKIDWQPLVTGTVGLEGIGEAFTALEDPERHAKIMIDPWSDARL; this is encoded by the coding sequence ATGCGTGCGGCTGTCATGCGGGACCGGGCCTTCACCATCGAAGACCGGCCGATGCCCGTCCCCGGCCCGGGCGAGGTCTTGCTGCGCACCCGGCTTTGCGGGATCTGCGGTTCCGACCTCCACCAGTTCAAGCACGCGCGCGAGATCGACGCGACTGCCCGCGCGTTGGGCGCGCCGGGGCAGGATCTCGACAAGGGCATGGTGCTGGGCCACGAATATGTCGGCGAGGTGATCGCCTTCGGGCCGGAGACGCAAGGCACGCTCGCGGTGGGTGACCGGGTGGTCTCGGTGCCCTTCCTGATCCGCGATGGCGCACCCGTGCCGATTGGCGCGAATGTCGAGGTTGACGGTGCCTATGCCGAATATTTCCTCGGCACCGAGGCGCTGCTGCTCAAGATCCCCGATGGCGTTCCCGATGCGGCAGCCGCGCTGGTCGAGCCGCTGGGGATCGCCGTCCACGCAGTCGCCAAGTCGGTGCTGGGCGAGGGCGATGCGCCTTGTGCCGTGCTTGGCTGCGGCCCCATCGGCCTTGCGATCATCGCGGTGCTGAAAATGCGCGGCGTGACCAATATCGTCGCGTCCGACTTCTCGCCCAAGCGGCGCGACCTTGCCCGGCAGATGGGCGCGAGCGAGGTCGTGCATCCGGCCGAGCGCCCGGTGTTCGAGGCGCTCGGGGCGGCAGCGGGCGCGATCATATTCGACTGCACCGGGGTGCGCGGTGTCCTCTCGCAGACGATCAACACCGCGCCCGCGGGCTCGCAGATCGTGGTCGCCGGCATCCCGCAGGGCGAGGACAGCTTCAACCCGATGGTCGCCATCGCCAAGGAGCTGAACCTGCAATTCGTGCTCTACTACACCCCGGCCGAATTTGCCGAAGCGCTGGCGGCGGTGGCCGAGGGCAAGATCGACTGGCAGCCGCTGGTGACCGGCACGGTCGGTCTGGAAGGGATCGGCGAGGCCTTCACCGCGCTCGAAGACCCGGAGCGTCACGCCAAGATCATGATCGACCCCTGGAGCGACGCGCGGCTGTGA
- a CDS encoding 2,4'-dihydroxyacetophenone dioxygenase family protein, which yields MEQTPLPIPAALQEFVARVMARPIVPTHSDQQTMHVGADELPWMEAGDGSALQLLHVDLNQNLWVSKSRIPPGYRVPTHYHTGLVFAVTLQGRWFYAETPEAVNSPGSYLFEPAGSLHTLCTPEDQEGDTIAWFAIYGANINVDADHKITSIVDARAALELYTGYCEALGLDTAKLIVTGA from the coding sequence ATGGAACAGACCCCGCTTCCCATCCCTGCCGCCTTGCAGGAATTCGTCGCGCGCGTGATGGCGCGGCCGATCGTGCCGACGCACTCCGACCAGCAGACCATGCACGTTGGCGCCGATGAACTGCCGTGGATGGAGGCGGGTGACGGCAGCGCGCTCCAGCTGCTCCACGTCGATCTCAACCAGAACCTGTGGGTCTCGAAATCGCGCATCCCGCCGGGCTACCGCGTGCCGACCCACTACCACACCGGCCTCGTCTTCGCGGTGACGCTGCAGGGGCGCTGGTTCTATGCCGAAACGCCCGAGGCGGTGAATTCGCCCGGATCCTACCTGTTCGAGCCTGCCGGATCGCTCCACACCCTCTGCACGCCCGAGGATCAGGAGGGCGACACCATCGCCTGGTTCGCGATCTATGGTGCGAACATCAATGTCGATGCGGATCACAAGATCACCTCGATCGTCGATGCGCGCGCCGCGCTGGAGCTTTACACCGGCTATTGCGAGGCGCTGGGCCTCGATACTGCCAAGCTGATTGTCACGGGAGCCTGA
- a CDS encoding metal-dependent hydrolase: protein MEEMTIRRMEFAFQPDMDLVFVKDDPEMSFMFLGAWMMLPYLEPFLIRTMRDALPLIRDPQLKEDLKRFCAQEGEHFKQHARANELIRALHPSYQALLPLEKELDAELKAFTRDKPLKFKLAYAEGFESMTSAMSRAQFEVGLYDRTDSPLADLAKWHVMEELEHRTVAFDVYEHIVGSWFYRMKQSLWSQKHYLGWVKRFRDVLVAPQGELFAAYDTPEINARRKAFNSHYLKRGIPRVLATYMPWYNPAKVDLPEQFQIARAHYSQTALTTA, encoded by the coding sequence ATGGAAGAAATGACAATTCGGCGGATGGAGTTTGCCTTCCAGCCCGACATGGATCTGGTCTTCGTCAAGGACGATCCCGAAATGTCATTCATGTTTCTCGGCGCGTGGATGATGCTGCCCTATCTGGAGCCGTTCCTGATCCGCACCATGCGCGATGCACTGCCGCTGATCCGCGATCCGCAGCTCAAGGAGGATCTCAAGCGTTTCTGCGCGCAGGAGGGCGAGCATTTCAAGCAGCACGCCCGCGCCAATGAACTGATCCGCGCGCTGCACCCTTCCTATCAGGCGCTGCTTCCGCTGGAAAAGGAACTCGATGCCGAATTGAAGGCCTTTACCCGCGACAAGCCGCTCAAGTTCAAGCTCGCCTATGCCGAAGGCTTCGAGAGCATGACCAGCGCCATGTCGCGCGCGCAGTTCGAGGTGGGGCTCTATGACCGCACCGACAGCCCGCTGGCCGATCTGGCCAAGTGGCACGTGATGGAAGAGCTCGAACACCGCACGGTCGCCTTCGATGTCTATGAACACATTGTCGGCAGCTGGTTCTACCGCATGAAGCAGAGCCTGTGGTCGCAGAAGCACTACCTGGGCTGGGTGAAGCGCTTCCGCGATGTGCTGGTGGCGCCGCAGGGCGAGCTGTTTGCGGCCTATGACACGCCCGAGATCAATGCACGGCGCAAGGCCTTCAACAGCCATTACCTGAAGCGCGGGATCCCGCGTGTGCTGGCGACCTATATGCCCTGGTACAATCCGGCCAAGGTCGACCTGCCCGAACAATTCCAGATCGCACGCGCGCATTATTCGCAAACCGCACTGACCACCGCCTGA
- a CDS encoding TetR/AcrR family transcriptional regulator has translation MPFSNLESRRFKSISVADLAFPPREGGYSKGHETREQILSSALHLLVEEGYGALSMRRIAAVCGLKIGNLTYHFATREELIRALLDALIRAYEVEFDAILQFTDETPEERLAEVCGLILEDIRTKKTTHVFPELWALGNHDPFVLERVQELYTRARRSLLEIIRELRPDLTPQCHDDLALFISASMEGLTVFAGYEKPFEGRMDELERIAIQSFLRIVQIYQPAVPE, from the coding sequence ATGCCATTTTCGAATCTCGAATCCCGCAGATTCAAGAGCATATCGGTTGCAGACCTTGCCTTTCCTCCGCGCGAAGGGGGCTATTCCAAAGGCCACGAGACGCGCGAGCAGATTCTCTCGTCGGCGCTGCACCTGCTGGTGGAAGAAGGATACGGCGCGCTGTCGATGCGCAGGATAGCTGCGGTCTGCGGTCTCAAGATCGGCAATCTCACCTATCATTTCGCAACGCGCGAAGAGCTGATCCGCGCCCTGCTCGATGCCCTGATCCGCGCTTACGAAGTCGAGTTCGACGCGATCCTGCAATTCACCGATGAAACCCCCGAGGAGCGCCTTGCCGAAGTGTGCGGGCTGATCCTCGAGGATATTCGCACCAAGAAGACGACCCATGTCTTTCCCGAGCTGTGGGCGCTGGGAAACCACGATCCCTTCGTGCTGGAACGCGTGCAGGAACTCTACACCCGCGCGCGCCGGTCGCTGCTGGAGATCATCCGCGAATTGCGTCCCGATCTCACGCCGCAGTGCCATGATGATCTGGCGCTGTTCATCTCGGCCTCGATGGAGGGGCTGACGGTTTTTGCAGGCTACGAAAAGCCCTTCGAGGGTCGGATGGACGAGCTGGAAAGAATAGCGATCCAGTCGTTCCTGCGGATCGTGCAGATCTACCAGCCGGCGGTGCCCGAATGA
- a CDS encoding amine dehydrogenase large subunit, with product MMRCAWLGVAVLVTGLTGTAKAAPGEPPLPIEELSQVETLPADYPKSWVLVHDFHFNSIVDGRIAIVDTANPQVPLKGMVRAAQFANMLYAPEAREIYTSETFYSRLTRGERTDAITVWDTATLQPKGEIVLPGGKRQQSVTYTGTFQFTNDHKWALVANFTPAQSVTVVDLAGRKLLGEIDLPGCTHIYPTGKRGFSSLCADGSMISLVLAEDGTVASSKVIENAHDIDTQPLFGMPAMVGKTAWFVSYTGQLRGYDLSGDTARPLPAPAHVGKADGGAPEWRPGGWQVIASDAAGLLYVLMSPNGREGSHKDGGTEVWVVDPVADKRLRRIDLGGLASSITVTREASPALIVARPDGQIDVFSAADGSLIRKLGATAAFNPTVLTVVP from the coding sequence ATGATGCGCTGCGCTTGGCTTGGTGTTGCGGTTCTGGTCACAGGCCTGACGGGCACGGCCAAGGCTGCGCCGGGGGAGCCGCCGCTGCCCATTGAAGAGCTGTCGCAGGTCGAAACCCTGCCCGCCGACTACCCCAAAAGCTGGGTGCTGGTGCACGACTTCCACTTCAACTCCATTGTCGATGGACGGATCGCGATTGTCGATACCGCCAACCCGCAAGTGCCGCTCAAGGGCATGGTGCGCGCGGCGCAGTTCGCCAATATGCTCTATGCGCCCGAAGCGCGCGAAATCTACACCTCCGAGACGTTCTATTCGCGCCTGACCCGCGGCGAGCGGACCGATGCCATCACGGTCTGGGACACCGCGACGCTCCAGCCCAAGGGCGAGATCGTGCTGCCCGGCGGCAAGCGCCAGCAATCGGTGACCTATACCGGCACCTTCCAGTTCACCAACGATCACAAGTGGGCACTGGTTGCCAACTTCACGCCCGCGCAGTCGGTGACGGTCGTCGACCTGGCGGGTCGCAAGCTGCTCGGCGAGATCGACCTGCCCGGCTGCACCCACATCTATCCCACCGGCAAGCGCGGCTTTTCCAGCCTGTGCGCCGATGGATCGATGATCTCGCTGGTGCTGGCCGAAGACGGCACGGTCGCTTCCTCCAAGGTGATCGAGAACGCGCATGATATCGACACCCAGCCCTTGTTCGGAATGCCGGCGATGGTCGGCAAGACGGCGTGGTTCGTGAGCTATACCGGCCAATTGCGCGGCTACGACCTGTCGGGCGACACCGCCCGCCCCCTGCCCGCGCCGGCCCATGTCGGCAAAGCTGACGGCGGCGCGCCGGAATGGCGCCCCGGCGGCTGGCAGGTGATCGCCAGCGATGCGGCCGGGCTGCTCTATGTGCTGATGAGCCCCAACGGGCGCGAGGGCAGCCACAAGGATGGCGGCACCGAAGTCTGGGTGGTCGATCCGGTGGCGGACAAGCGCCTGCGCCGCATCGACCTTGGCGGCCTTGCCTCCTCGATCACGGTCACCCGCGAAGCGAGCCCGGCGTTGATCGTCGCGCGGCCCGATGGTCAGATCGACGTCTTCTCCGCTGCCGACGGCAGCCTGATCCGCAAGCTGGGCGCGACGGCGGCGTTCAACCCCACCGTGCTGACGGTGGTGCCGTAG
- a CDS encoding MauE/DoxX family redox-associated membrane protein, translating to MAALSLFLALVLLSAAAHKAIARDRLALVVARLLSLTAPIAALVLVIATVLEALAAFAILLPATAAGGLLGAALIWTLYALALLRRRGAVLDCGCDFAAREKPVGIVTIVRPAILAALAALAALAPRAVWSIETPFAAAALVALWFAASELAALPATARNHRHRRASQ from the coding sequence ATGGCCGCCCTCTCCCTGTTCCTCGCGCTGGTGCTGCTCAGCGCGGCGGCGCACAAGGCGATTGCCCGCGACCGGCTTGCTTTGGTGGTGGCCCGCTTGCTCAGTCTCACCGCTCCGATCGCGGCGCTTGTCCTGGTGATTGCGACGGTGCTGGAAGCGCTCGCCGCGTTCGCCATTCTCCTGCCTGCGACCGCTGCTGGAGGCCTCCTGGGGGCCGCGCTGATCTGGACGCTCTACGCCCTCGCGCTGCTGCGTCGCCGGGGCGCGGTGCTCGATTGCGGCTGCGATTTCGCCGCGCGCGAAAAGCCGGTGGGGATCGTCACAATCGTGCGACCGGCCATCCTTGCCGCGCTGGCAGCGCTTGCCGCGCTCGCGCCGCGTGCCGTCTGGAGCATCGAAACCCCCTTTGCCGCCGCCGCGCTCGTAGCCTTGTGGTTCGCCGCATCCGAACTCGCCGCGCTTCCGGCCACCGCCCGTAACCACCGCCACAGGAGAGCCAGCCAATGA